One region of Glycine max cultivar Williams 82 chromosome 9, Glycine_max_v4.0, whole genome shotgun sequence genomic DNA includes:
- the LOC100787681 gene encoding putative uncharacterized protein DDB_G0270496 → MGLSAKKSRKRGKSDSDSDDYDNMEYEEVEDDYDDDGEEEDEEEEHGEEVTDDEDGTGENSEWKNDEMEQLEKEYRDLHHQELDTLKNLKHHKDEDLHKGQAVKSQKALWYKILELRFLLQKPFSSSNSLPQESIKSLFCETDETVRVAYSDLLTSSKETLDSILELQEALFAKNPSITQATVGSEGLSKDLEVSEHLEDNLDQEWSQISQMHKSIASFRDKSINKWQRMTQVTTGAAAIKGKFHAFNQDISNQVAAYMRDPNRMINQMRLRRSAVNIFGSVPEVDDKHKEAETRTDGDPELLDDSEFYQQLLKEFFETVDPSSSEKAFYALKRMQPKKRKIVDRRASKSRKIRYNVHEKIVNFMAPLPANIPPMAPKLFENLFGLKTERLSSSAAAS, encoded by the exons ATGGGGTTATCTGCCAAGAAATctagaaaaagaggaaaaagtgaCAGTGATTCAGATGACTACGATAATATGGAGTATGAAGAG GTGGAGGATGATTATGATGACGATGGTGAGGAggaggatgaagaagaagaacatgGAGAGGAAGTAACAGATGATGAAGATGGGACAGGAGAAAATAGTGAATGGAAGAATGATGAGATGGAACAGCTTGAGAAAGAATATAGAGATCTTCATCACCAGGAGCT AGATACTTTGAAGAACTTGAAGCATCATAAGGATGAAGATCTTCATAAGGGTCAAGCTGTGAAAAGCCAGAAG GCCCTCTGGTACAAAATTCTTGAGCTTAGATTCTTacttcagaagccattctcgaGCTCCAATAGTTTGCCACAG GAATCAATCAAGTCTTTGTTCTGTGAAACAGATGAGACAGTTAGAGTAGCATATTCAGATCTGCTGACTTCGTCCAAAGAGACTTTAGATTCTATATTGGAACTGCAAGAG GCTCTTTTTGCTAAGAATCCATCAATTACCCAAGCCACAGTTG GTTCAGAAGGGTTATCAAAAGATTTAGAAGTTTCTGAGCATTTGGAAGACAATCTTGACCAAGAGTGGTCACAGATTTCACAGATGCACAAGAG TATAGCTTCTTTCAGAGACAAGTCAATCAACAAATGGCAGCGGATGACACAAGTGACTACTGGTGCTGCTGCCATTAAGGGAAAATTTCATGCTTTTAATCAG GATATTAGCAATCAAGTTGCTGCTTATATGAGAGATCCTAATAGAATGATCAATCAGATGCGGCTGAGAAGATCAGCTGTTAATATATTTGGATCT GTTCCAGAGGTTGACGATAAACATAAAGAAGCT GAAACACGTACTGATGGTGATCCTGAACTTCTGGATGACTCTGAATTTTATCAGCAATTATTGAAAGAATTTTTTGAGACAGTTGATCCTTCATCGTCTG AGAAAGCATTTTATGCTTTGAAGAGAATGcaaccaaagaaaagaaaaattgttgatCGTCGTGCCTCAAAAAGTCGGAAGATAAG GTATAATGTTCACGAAAAGATAGTAAATTTTATGGCACCACTACCTGCCAATATTCCTCCTATGGCTCCGAAGTTGTTTGAGAATCTGTTTGGATTGAAGACAGAAAGATTATCATCATCTGCTGCAGCCTCGTAA